The Ranitomeya variabilis isolate aRanVar5 chromosome 7, aRanVar5.hap1, whole genome shotgun sequence genome includes a window with the following:
- the LOC143784231 gene encoding microfibril-associated glycoprotein 4-like gives MKIFLLVGFYLIPQVTGSWKKTPPAPRPLCDGGRLPVDCQDICDLQGPSSGVYIIYPQGEQRPLPVYCDLTGDGLVWTVFQRRLDGSEDFGRPWQDYVRGFGSADGEYWLGLQNIYRLTVSGDYELRVELEDAEGTRVTAQYTNFSLSHHALNPDSDGYRLHLGAFSDGGAGDALSLHAGHTFSTYDHDQDGHAQNCAEYWGGGFWYHTGGCAEAGLNARYHMADPLHPAFSWTTWVDYPLTLRGSQMKLRRVSA, from the exons ATGAAG ATCTTCCTCCTTGTTGGGTTTTATCTTATTCCACAAGTCACCGGCAGCTGGAAGAAGACTCCACCAG CTCCGCGGCCCCTGTGTGACGGTGGACGGCTCCCTGTAGACTGCCAGGATATCTGTGACTTACAAGGACCCTCTAGCGGAGTCTACATCATATATCCACAAGGGGAGCAGCGCCCCCTGCCAGTGTACTGTGACCTGACTGGTGATGGGCTGGTGTGGACG GTGTTTCAGAGGCGTCTGGACGGCTCGGAGGACTTCGGCCGCCCCTGGCAGGATTACGTGCGTGGCTTCGGGAGCGCGGACGGCGAGTACTGGCTCG GGCTGCAGAATATTTACCGCCTGACCGTGAGCGGTGACTACGAGCTGCGGGTGGAGCTGGAGGATGCGGAGGGGACGCGGGTCACAGCGCAGTACACCAACTTCAGCCTGTCCCACCACGCCCTGAACCCGGACAGTGACGGATACCGCCTGCACCTCGGGGCGTTCAGCGATGGAGGGGCCG GGGACGCGCTGAGCCTCCACGCCGGACACACGTTCTCCACGTATGACCACGACCAGGACGGACATGCTCAGAACTGCGCGGAGTATTGGGGGGGAGGCTTCTGGTACCACACAGGGGGCTGCGCTGAGGCCGGCCTGAACGCTCGCTACCACATGGCGGACCCCCTGCACCCCGCGTTCTCCTGGACCACCTGGGTGGATTACCCACTGACGCTGCGGGGGAGTCAGATGAAGCTGAGGAGGGTCTCGGCGTGA
- the LOC143785124 gene encoding microfibril-associated glycoprotein 4-like, with protein sequence MEKLTLNFAFFLLLQSGYVTPGSAPLNQRSLDTCRDTCHPLDCSDVFAQGLTSDGVYLIYPGGLSSPPVPVYCDMSSDGGPWTVFQKRFDGSVDFYRGWKEYKNGFGNANGEYWLGLQNIHLLTQKRSYHLRVDLVDFDNDARYGIYDTFSLSPFAIDLEEDGYTLYIGTFKDGDPNKPIGDSLKTQNEMKFSTHDNDRDNSVGNCAASFRGASWYNACHMANLNGLYLKGKNDQDAKGMTWKSWKGQRYSLKACEMKIAIKV encoded by the exons ATGGAG AAGCTGACGCTGAACTTCGCCTTCTTTTTGCTGCTGCAAAGTGGTTACGTGACCCCAGGATCCGCACCTCTGAACCAGAGGAGTC TCGATACCTGCAGAGATACCTGCCACCCTCTTGACTGCTCGGATGTATTTGCTCAGGGTCTGACCTCGGACGGCGTGTACCTGATTTATCCTGGTGGTCTGAGCTCTCCCCCGGTACCTGTGTATTGTGACATGAGCAGCGATGGAGGACCCTGGACG GTGTTTCAGAAGAGGTTTGATGGGAGTGTTGACTTCTATCGTGGCTGGAAAGAATATAAGAATGGGTTTGGGAATGCGAATGGAGAATATTGGCTGG GTCTGCAGAACATTCACCTCCTCACCCAGAAGAGGTCGTATCATCTTCGGGTTGACCTAGTAGATTTTGACAATGATGCTCGGTATGGGATCTATGACACCTTCTCTTTGTCTCCGTTTGCCATTGATCTAGAGGAGGACGGATACACGCTCTATATTGGTACATTTAAAGATGGCGACCCCAACAAACCTATCG GAGATTCACTGAAAACTCAGAACGAGATGAAGTTTTCCACTCATGACAATGACAGAGACAACAGTGTAGGTAACTGTGCAGCCAGTTTTCGTGGAGCCTCCTGGTACAACGCCTGTCACATGGCCAACCTCAATGGCCTATACCTGAAGGGCAAAAATGACCAAGATGCAAAGGGTATGACCTGGAAATCATGGAAGGGGCAACGCTACTCACTGAAGGCATGTGAGATGAAGATTGCCATCAAAGTCTAA
- the LOC143785125 gene encoding microfibril-associated glycoprotein 4-like has product MKKLLLIVVVVLHLHSAHSAPLNQANLNICRDTCHPLDCSDVFAQGLTSDGVYLIYPGGVSSSPVPVYCDMSSAGGPWTVFQKRFDGGVDFYRGWEDYKFGFGRASGEYWLGLQNIFLLTQKKTYGLRIDMEDFENNTRHVTYDSFSLSPLAVNPDEDGYKLDIDGFKEGDPAKLAGNSLPNHNRMNFSTYDRDRDIYVGNCAVMYHGAFWYNHCHGANLNGKYQQGVTTEYATGVVWATWKGAYYSLKRTEMKIAPTKSEQQ; this is encoded by the exons TCAATATCTGTAGAGATACCTGCCACCCTCTTGACTGCTCGGATGTGTTTGCACAGGGACTGACCTCGGACGGGGTGTACCTCATATACCCCGGCGGTGTGAGCTCTTCTCCTGTACCTGTGTACTGTGACATGAGCAGTGCTGGAGGACCCTGGACG GTCTTCCAGAAGAGGTTTGATGGCGGTGTGGATTTCTACCGGGGCTGGGAAGACTATAAGTTTGGCTTTGGCCGAGCCTCCGGAGAATACTGGCTGG GTTTACAGAATATTTTCCTCCTGACCCAGAAGAAGACATATGGTCTGCGCATCGACATGGAGGACTTTGAGAACAACACACGACATGTGACCTATGACTCCTTCTCCCTCTCACCTCTGGCCGTCAACCCTGACGAGGACGGGTACAAGCTGGATATTGATGGGTTTAAGGAGGGAGATCCTGCAAAACTTGCTG GAAATTCTCTACCGAATCACAACCGGATGAACTTTTCTACCTACGACCGCGACAGAGACATCTATGTCGGTAACTGTGCAGTGATGTATCACGGGGCTTTCTGGTACAACCACTGTCATGGCGCCAATCTGAATGGGAAGTACCAGCAGGGCGTCACCACGGAGTACGCCACCGGCGTTGTGTGGGCCACGTGGAAAGGAGCTTATTATTCATTAAAGAGGACTGAGATGAAGATTGCGCCGACTAAGTCCGAGCAACAGTGA